In the Pseudomonadota bacterium genome, one interval contains:
- a CDS encoding DUF2058 family protein, translating to MAESLREQLVKAGLATRERADRLEQPKRHKSKKQAQSKAKRRGGKRPDGRNAQRKPGTGGKARGAQAKAHPRTVADDPALAEKRRIKSEIKALIEAASVADFVGELSFNFLIGERIRQIFLTEAAHKSVVSGELAITRLNRETHLIPPDVAERVKALNPNWLIVHNGEASGDAAPPADPDDPYTAYTVPDDLHW from the coding sequence ATGGCAGAATCCCTGCGCGAGCAGCTTGTCAAGGCGGGCTTGGCAACGCGCGAACGGGCCGATCGACTCGAGCAGCCCAAACGCCACAAATCCAAAAAGCAAGCTCAGTCCAAGGCGAAGCGCCGCGGTGGTAAACGGCCGGATGGTCGAAACGCACAACGCAAACCCGGCACAGGCGGCAAAGCGCGTGGCGCACAGGCCAAAGCACACCCGCGCACCGTCGCCGATGACCCGGCACTGGCCGAAAAGCGCCGGATCAAGTCGGAGATCAAGGCGCTGATCGAAGCGGCCAGTGTCGCCGATTTCGTCGGCGAGCTCAGCTTCAACTTCCTGATCGGCGAGCGCATCCGGCAGATCTTCCTGACCGAGGCTGCACACAAGTCGGTTGTCTCTGGCGAACTGGCCATCACCCGACTCAACCGTGAGACCCACCTGATCCCGCCGGACGTCGCCGAACGCGTCAAAGCCCTCAACCCGAACTGGCTGATCGTGCACAACGGTGAGGCCTCGGGCGATGCGGCACCGCCAGCCGATCCGGACGACCCCTACACCGCTTACACCGTGCCGGACGACCTGCACTGGTAG